DNA sequence from the Tachysurus fulvidraco isolate hzauxx_2018 chromosome 1, HZAU_PFXX_2.0, whole genome shotgun sequence genome:
CTACCTTTCAATCCAAGTACATTATAAaacataatgtcattaatttcATTCATAAGGAAAAAGCAGGCTCACCAATGACACTGAAAACATGGTTCATCAGGTCCTTAAATCCTTGAAAGGAGAGACAAGAAATTCTCTGATTACTACCTGTATATCACAATCCCATAGTTCCATAGTGAGAAAAAAGagatgcatactgtatatttaacaaAAGACCAAGCTACCTTGGTCAGTCAGGTTGAGTGTGGATTTGTCTTGGCCTCTGTCATCCTTTACAATCACCTCATACACACCGGCATCCTTCTTAGAGAtctttagcacacacacacacacacacacacacacacacacacacacacacacacacacacacacacacacacacacacacacacacacacacacacacacacacacacacacacacacacacacacacacacacacacacacacacacacagtgtaactatTCAGACATTAAAATGTGATCACTTCCCAAGAAATGCAGATCtaactaaacaaaataaagcataaaatacACTTAAATGCAGGTATTAAAGAAAGGCAGACATTCTAAgtgactgagagaaagagagagggagaaaaagagaaattatACTCATTCAAAACTTGTTAAATGCCTCTGGTGAACAGTCTATTATGTTGAtgaattattatgattattaagtTTCTCCCACTTGAATGATGTATTCAGGATTCATGATTCAGTTAAAACCCATGGTGTCATTTGTTAAGAACAAGAAATTAATGATCAAAAAGGATTTCTAAAGTTTTCACCTTAGTAATCTCCAGTGTCAACACTCCTTCGGCAAAGTCCAGTTTCTCACTGGCTTTGATCTCTCTTCCATCCTTATACCACAATGCTACAGAGTCCTTCTTCATGTTACCCAccttgaaacacacacacacacacacacacacacacacacacacacacacacacacacacacacacacacacacacactcagaataGTTCCATACATGGAAATatgctgaactgaactgaactgaactgaactgaactgaactgaactgaataaaaCACTCACTTTGCACTTCAGTCTCACAAGGCACTCAGATGTGACCTCGTAACTTAGATACTCCACAAAATGAGGACCTGCGAGCgattaaacacacatataaacacataccgTGAATTCCAGAATATGGTTTCAAAGCACAAAATTAAGTTATTCCTAGCTTTTCCTGCTTAAATAAATGACCAACTTAAAACTAAACAAGTAGTACTGCTAAACCAGTGCTTGTAAAGGTTTTTTAACCAACTCCATATTTCCTGCCATCAGTCTACAGGTATGTGTTCAAGGGTTTTTCTGTCTCTATGACAGAACCTTTAAATCATCTAGAAGGATACAACAGGTTGTTACCCTGTAAGAAAGTTTCATcaattctacattttatttattattgacttGCCAGAGATAAATAATATTCTTGCTAGCTTGCATGAAAAGAAATTCCTGtcctgtgtttttctgtctctctagcAAATGCTTACCTTGTTTTCTGTGCCATTCTTTCCTCTGGAACTCAGATTCTTTCTGCAATTGTTtgaaaactgcaaaaaaaaaaaaaaaaaaaaaaaaagagagaaattatTAATTCCAATTTATTAGCTTTATTTGGTAAAGCtgtgaagtttgtgtgtgtaatatgggCCGAGAGAGTGTGTACCATTTCCTATCAACACCAGGCTGGACTGGTTGGTGGCTTTGCCATCCTGCAGTTGGAAAGTGTAGGTTCCTTCATCCTCTTTCCCCAGTGACTCCATAAACATCTCAATAATTCCAGTATTCTTATCAAAGTTCATCTTATATTTCTGAAACAGACAATTAGACACTCTggaatacaaacaaaataactTTTATAGCACTGAGTTAAAAAGCAACCTGATTACCTCAaccaaataaatcagataagTCTGATGTCCTGTTTATGAGAAAACAATCTCCAGTGAATCAAATTGTGTGTGCATAAATATCTGCTCACCTCTCCCTGAGAGATCAAGTTGTCATTGAATACGTATTCAACTTTGCCATTAGCAGAAATCTTCTCAGCCTGCAGCCAAAAGCGAACCCTACCCTTCTCTAACAACTGCACAGCTAACTCTGATTTCAGAGGGATAACTACAGAGAAAATGGAAAGAGAAGGTACACAGATGAGAAAGCAGAGTTTGATAGACCATGTTTGATTCAACAAGTTAGATAATGGAGATCATTATGCATCTGATCTCATTGTGAATCAACCAGACATACATGTTATACACAAAGGACATAAATCTAATGTAAAACATGATCTGAAAAATTGGCAGTTATGAAAGCAGAATGATGTTCAGTACTCACTGGGGAATTTGTGGTCATGGCTGATCTTCAGCAGCTCCTTCAGGCCTGTCATAGCACATGAACACAGTTCAGTCACAGCTCAACCTCATAACAATGAaaggaatattattattataggtcAAAATATTATTCTCTGCAATTAAAATGACCCTCAAATATAATTAATGAGCAAAGACATGCTGAAATCTTCATTTGCACAATTGACAAAGTAATACCTTTTGCACAGTGATACGTGCTCAAATTATTCATTGTTTCCAGATGTGCTATTTGTTAGAGTGAAATCTCTTCTGCAAATAGTCTGACCGTAAGAATGTTTTACATACACTCTTGACATGAACATATAAAACTTTACAGTGCTGTTGtgtgacataaaaacaaacataaagcaATTTCTGTCTCGTGGTTGAATAGATACGAGGCAAATTGGATACACATATAATTAGTTTATTCTAAACATGAGATTATAGGTTTAAAGATTGCACAACAGGTTAACATACCCTCCTCAGTCAGGGTGTAGCTTGCGGAGGCTccatcagtgtgtgtaacagcacAGGAGTAAATACCCAGATCTTCCTCGGAAGGACTGTTAAAGATGGCTTTGGACCTGCAGAAGTCAGATTAaaagattacttttttttttaataatactgaCATATAGGTATGATTGTGGCCGTTCAAATGTCTGAGCAAATTTCTTGAAATACTTAAAAGCTAATGCATTTAAGCCCAATGCCAAAGAAAAATGAatacttatataataatatatcaaTATTTTAGCCTAAAAGGTGACTGAAGTACCTGCACACACTTACTTGTTGCCCTTGGTCTCCATGGTCAAACGGTTAGTGTCTTTCATTTCTTCATAATTCTTGGACCAGATGAACTTGGATTCAGCAGTGAGATTCTGACATTCAAAGTTCATTGAAATCACACCTTCGTCATCAACATCCACAAGCAACTCCATGGTACCTAAAAATGAGAAAGCAACCTTTGTGTTTGATCTAATGCTTTGCATGTTGGGTCTTCAGTTTTTTTCAGGGTTTCCTTAAAAGTAAGGTAGTGACAACATTTAACttattggttttgttttgttgcataGTGTTTTCAATGTTTCATATAACAtaatcatgtttgtttgtgctaGCATCTGAGCACATGTTCACTGAGGCCctaaagaaagatttttttgtacAGTACCTGGTTTAGTCTCAGCCAACACTGGTTCTGTTTCTTCAGATGCTTTGCCCACACCAGCTTTGTTCTGAGCCCGTACACGAAACACATATGATACTCCCTCTTTCAGGTCCTTGATCTGGAAACACGAAGTGAAACCATCAGTCAACTTGTTCTTATACACAGAGTTTCCAAACTATGGGGCAGTGAGAATAACTCAACATCTCCTCTTGTTTTGTATGTTAATAACgtaaaatgttacatttaaacaaGCCTCAGGGGAATATATTATTTCACTATATTCACTATCCTGACACACGGCACTAGCATAGCTAAACTAGCAAAACTGGGCACATTTTCTCATTAATAGTCAATAAAATTGCATATTTATGTACTATTCATTGAATAATAACATTAACTGGATTTCCTATTGAAAATAgtgtttgaatttattttaaaactctCATGTAGGATTCAAACCTACTGAATAAGTGCAttttttagattattaaatacttttaaatgtcAATATTAAAGACAAGACCATAACACCAGTCACAATGGTGGCAGTATGTTTTAAAGTCATCCATATGTCATCGGTCTGTTTAACATTGCTGTGGATGAAATTGCTGAATTTTACAATTCATATGCTGTCTAgttgatgtcatttttaaatcatcttgATGTAAATAAGTTTGAGAGCAATGCCCCTACGGTCAGTTTGAAGGCTAGCACAGACCTTCATGTATGTTTTGCTTGTAGCTTTCTCGTTGACTCCCCGCCATTTCTCAAAATCTGCATCAGCCTCCTTGATGTCAATGTAATAGCCATTGACCTCATCACGACCTACATACACTGGTGGTTTCCAGAGCAACACCAAAGAATCCTTACGTACTTCCAGCACTTGGAGGTCATGTGGGGGACCTAAGCACAAgtagatttataaatataaaacactcCAGTACAGGAAAATGAGTGATTATTAAACCATAGTATTAAAatctgcctcacacacacacacacacacacacacacacacacacacacacacacacacacacacacacacacacacacacacacacacacacacacacacacacacacacctggtacAGCAATGGTCCACTCTTCACATTTAAAGGTCTGGCTAGGCAGAGATGGCAAGCCAACACCAGCCATGTTTGCAGCACGAACCTGGAACTGGTAGAGCATGTTTTCCTTCAAATCAGAGACCTGTGGAGAAAATAGAGAATTAAAGAGAGAATTAGGATTCAATTATAGTCTTTTCATTTTTGGTCTTTAATTTAAAAGAACATCAGTATACATACCCTGTAGGCTCTCTCACTGACTGCTTTAATGTTAGCCTCATGCCATTTTCCATGTACACCACCAATGACCTCACGGTAATCCACAAAATATCCAATGATATCAGCACCACCAATAAATGTTGGCTGTTTCCAGGCTAGTACCATAGAATCCCTTACACTCTCCAACACGGAAATGCCAAATGGTGGAGCAGGGGAGGCTGGGTTAATGACAGACTTCAGTTAGGGTTTGATAGAACAGTCAagattcaataataaaaaaaaaactgacaactTAGTCTAATCAGAGACACTTAAGATTCTCTTGAGGAAGGAATTTTGTCAGTCATATACTGTCGAAGATGTCGAGGTTTTGATAGTTTTAGCATATGTTACTAATTTTGGTacaataataaagattttattctttttcgAAACTTATTCTTTATTCTAAGTCCTATGGTCAAATTTGGCAAATCaaccaacatactgtataatggtACATATTCTAAAAAGCAGTCAATGTCGCAGTTAAATCATATCAATGATTTGTTGGCCTTACATAAAATAGTACAGTAAAATAAGTGGTATttaaaaaaccaacaaacaacaaacaaacaaacaaacaaaaaacaccaggACCCTTTTTCATTAAGTAGTGTAAGGGTGGCCAGTGCACTGAGAGCTGGAAGTGGCAAGAAAAAGACTCTAAACATGCAAAGAAAGGTGTTGTAATCAagggttttaaaataaaaatactaactACAACAAAACTACACAGTCAAACTTACCTttggaaaatatttaattataagctCCATAACAATATGCCTTATAACTTGTTGACTTAATGCTGTGAGGAAAAAAGGACCAATCCATATAGTAACAATTAAAAACAGTATTTTGAAGTGTTTTATCTCAATGATGAAGTGTGGAAAATTTTATCAAACAGTACTTAACTTATTAAAACTTGGCAGTTAATGACAGacataatattaaaaccactTACAGGTGAAGTGAACAACATTGATGGGCAAGAATCTCACAAGGgtcaaattgtgatggctagacgacTGGGTCAGAACAACTCCAAAATAACAGGTCTTGTACCTGGCATACAGAAATTAGTACCTACCAAATGTGGTCCAACGAAGGATAACCAGTGGCAGGTTCATGAAAACCCAAGGTTCAATGATGCACATAGAGAATGAAGGCTAACCTGTCTAGCCCAATGTGACAGAAGAGCTTCTGtagcacaaactgctgaaaaagTTAAAGCTTTTTAATGCCAGAACCTTACTGTACAAAAGTGCATCACAACTTGCTTTGTATGGAGCTATGTAAACTGGTCAGAGTGCCCAGTCTGACCCCTTTCCACTGCTGAAAGTGCCTACAATAGCCACAAGAGCATCAGATGTGAACAATGGAGTCATGTAATCTTTTCTGATCAATCAtgtttttgggggttttttgggggtttttttttgccttattgGATGGCTGGGTGCATGTGTAACGCTTACTTGGGGAAGAGCAGTGGTTGTGCAGTGTGATGCACTGGGCAGTGCTCTGCTGGGACATGTACCACCTACCTGAACTTTGTTGCAGACTTTCATTGCATTGGTAATCCCTAATGGCAGTGTCCTATTTAAACAGGATTATGCACCCTACCATACTAAGTCACAGATCACAGTCTGATCgggcatctgtgggatgtgcagGACAAACAGTTCTAATCCATAGAAGCCACACCTCAAAACTTACAGGGCTTAAAGGACCTGTTGTTTATGTCTTGGTTCCAGGTACCACATCACCCCTTCAGTGATCTTGTGCTGTTCATGCCTCTAGggggacctacacaatattaggcaggtggttttaatttTATGACTGATTGGTGTATATTGCCAAGTAATATTAAGTGAAATATTAACTAGGCTTGGTGTGTATTATAggataaatgtatataattgtattccaatattttatgtgaattgtgtatgtgtaatattgtgtaaataatgtgaattgtgaaatatatacacacacacacacacacacacacacacacacacacacacacacacacacacacacacacacacacacagacatacacacaatatgTTTTATGTTGGTGTGAAGGAATAACACAAGAAGAACAAAGGAAAATATTTCAGCTCTGAAGACATGTGGCCTTCCACAGAGACAGTACTGAGTAGAAGTTCATTTTCACTTCATCTCCTCACCTGAACCTCTGCGCccatttccattttctttttctctctcttgctccgaAGAAGAGTCTACTGAGGACTTACATTTTTCCTGTACTTCACTTGCCGGTCTGGTTATGTGTTGCATTACTTTATCATCAGAGTGACTGGGAACCTGCTCAGCCATGGGCCttgaagtgtttgtgttagCATTCGAATTGGTGTCTGTATTGTTTCCAAGTGCAGTGCCCATTGTAATGTCTAAATTGATGCCAGGTTCGGGTCCTAATTTAGTTATTGAATTTGTGTCATGTTTAGAGCCTATTTTGTTCTTTAAATTACTACAAGATTCTTTGGGCACTTTGATGTCCGAACTGGTGCCAGTTTCACTGGCCATTTTGGGGTCCTCATTAGTGTCAGATTGAGTATAAAACTCACAGCTGGGTTCAGGAGCCCAGGTTACACCGCATCTCTTTCCCCCTTTGCCTTTACTTAGTGCACTTGGAGGACCCAGAGGGTCTGCACTATTAGTCCTCTTGCTAAAACTAGCTAGGGAAGTTAGCTTTGTGGTAGCAGGGGAGCCAGGGGGCACATGCCCGCCCTCCTTCCCTGGCCTGTGCTGGGTTAGTCCAACTGTGTTACCCCCTGACTCCAGAAACACACCATGAGGAATACCGCCCCCTAAAGTGTTTAGCCAGGAACAGcaagagacaaaataaaaagtgatcTCAGTAGAAGTCACAGAAATCAAGCTTTATACAAACAGTAGTTCTGCATGCAGGTTCATATGTAgtgtttacttgtttttattattcttttaaattTCAGTATACATGCACAGCATATTCTTGTCAAAATTACTGGAAACACAACACTATTAAAAAAGCTCAATGAACATAATCAGTTTCTACAAAAAGAGTTAAtctaaagaaagacaaaacaacaagaagTCTTCATTTGTGAAGAAAAAATGAAGACAAGATGGCTGAAGAGTGACATCTGAAAGTGGACAAGCCAGAAGAGAATAGCAGAAAGCAGttaatgaaaaaaaggaaagtgaaAGAAATAGAGAATGAGTAAAGATTATGAATGATACTAGATAGGCAGAGATACTGACAAAGAAAAGTGCAGCAAAAGGAATTGAGTTTGTACAGGTAAGTATGATGCTTTGTGCCATCCTTGATGAAAAAGCACAGTTGTTTGGCAACAAAACTGAATGATTTCTTTTGAGAAACTTAATTGAAATACGTACATTTTACTTCAAAAAATCAAATGTAagttaataagaataataatagatatatttttttttggaaatgaaCATACATGTTTTGTGAGATAGCTAAGACTTTGTTATGATATTATGAATATGTTCAAAATCTGTATTTAGACTTAGAACTATTGATTgccatagaaaaaaaaagaaaacatagacAGAAATCATAATCATGTTGCCATGTGTGTTTCACAAGAGTACACTGATCATGCACTTCAGCACAAAGCCAGACATAGCTAAAGGAGCATTATGGGtaaaggaagagaggaagagatgtGCCATAGTGGAGCAAATGGATGTGTGTGCTAAAGAGCGGAAAGGTTGaaaagagggtgtgtgtgagtgcggaTGAACTGGTTTTGTAGTCACCACTATGTTGGGTCACTTAGGACCCAATCTAGAGGAAATCTACAAGTCCTAACCTCCACTTCTGGGAGAATCAAGGGCAGAGCTGCAGGGTATGTGGGGTGGCTTCAGAGTGCAGTTGAAAACGTGAGAAGTTAAAGAGTGGAACAATGGTGTGGAGCATAAAAGGAACAGATTTGCTGAGTGTACAGAGCTGAAAACATGTTTATGAAAAGATGAGCACAAGCAAATTTATTGGAAAGTTTTGGTATCGTATTGATCTCCACAAAACAAGAAGACTTTCAATCTTAGATAATACAATATAATCCTTGTTGTAAGGAgtataaaaatgtgaaacattTTTCTAGCTTAACTGTAGTCGAGGCTGACTCACCAATAGCAGCTTTTACTTCAATAGCCTCTGACTCCTGTGAGAACTCACTGATTCCGGCAGCATTAACTGCTCTCACACGGAAAACATACTTTTCACCTGTTGTCAAGCCATGACACACAAATCTATGGATAAAAGGGAAGGCATTCGTGTATCAAAATCCTGTGTGTAATACACATATCTGAGTGTGCATGTCTGTAAATATGGAAGGTTTACCTAGTGGCTTTCACAGGCTTATTATTGCAGGGCTCCCAAGCATTGCGTCCAGCAATGCTGGTCTCAATGTAGTAGCCCACCAGCTCTTTAGCGTGCCGTGATGCCTCCCATGAAACCACAAcagatgtgtctgtgtttcgGGTGGGGACTACACGGCCCGGGGCAGATGGAATATCTGAAGAGTGGAGGACATGGAATTATTAAAactaatatttactatattaaagcttatatttaatataacaacaacaacaacaacaacaacaacaataataataataataataataataataataatagaaaataaactcACTGTATTGAATTGTAATGTTACAATTCAATTTTCACTATAATTTCTTAGAACTTAAGATTACCAACAATTTTGAATGAACAGAGTATCTGAAGGCATTTTGGTGAAATGCAAAAATGTTAAGTCTAGTCTTGCATCTTTGTTCAATGCTTGatatccatccaaccatccatccagccagccaTCCACCCATCCTTCCATTTATGAATCCATACCCAGTTTATCTCCCACTTGAGTGGGCTCTGTGGGGTCTGAAGGTTCACCGACGCCAGCAGAGTTGCAGCAACGGACACGGAAGCAGTAAGATTTCCCCTCAGACAGGTCAAACAGAGCAAAACGTGGAGACTTTACTGGAAGCTCTGTGTTCACACGTTGCCAACTGTCTGTGCCGGACACACACTataaaatgcaaacatttacacttttaGCTTCTTGCTAGTAagatatctaaaataaaatatacaaccAAAGTTTATATACTGCAGTGCATTTTAAGTGGGAGTATACAGTTGTATGGATTTTGGACCTTCTCAACGTAGTACATGACACCCTCATATCCCTTGTCGCCTGGAGGCTTCCAACTCAGCACCACATAGTTTTTGGTGGCCTCAATAACTGTGAGATCACAAGGTTTGCAAGGAACGACACCCTCTAAAAGAAGCAGAAAAGTCAAGACATGTCACTCAAACTCCACTAATCACTGTTTTGTCCTCTTAAATGTCTTTACAAAGTGCACATTACAAGGTTCCGCTTACCTACAGGCTCTTCCTCAGTAACAATGATCTGGCCAGTCCAAGGTGCAGAGGCTCCTTCAAgcagaacatgtgtgtgtgtgtgtgtgtgagagagagagagagagagagagagagagagagagagagagagagagagagagagagagagagagagagagagagagagagagagagagagaaattaaaatatgtcttgcctttttttgttttttttttaatactgatatttaaattttatgcatcatgaatattttaacaaattaaagcTTTTCTGTGAAACTCTGTTTCATGAACATCATTGATATTATCACCAGCATGCCACACTGTggtttattgtttactgtttactgttccATTAAATTTATAGTAAAGAAGGTCAGCTCTGGGTGGTACATGCTAGTATATCCTCACCTTTGCGAGCACGGTCAGCAGGGTCCATGGCCGCCACGGGTTCTGACACCCGAGAAGGATGACTCATGCCGCACTTATTCACTGCACGCACACGGAAAATATAGCTGCGGCCTTCAACAAGACCAGTAACTGGAAAACGGGCGAACTTGACTGGAGTATCATTGCATTGAATCCAGTGAGATGTGCCAACTTCACACCTTGTGAATCCAAAACAATAGACAGTTAAAGAAGGGAAGCTGTTTTTCTATAATGTTAATCAAGGTCTTTGAGAGTGCTATTTCATCCTACAGTATACATATACAAGTATATGGATAGAATGACAATAATGGCTCTATAAGTTTAGAGGTTATCACAATACTTGTTTTGTGTCTCCATAAAGATTTATGATAGAGAAAATTTATATAAAgctaatgtatttatttaatgtatattcatcaatttcttttttttttttaaagatttatacacacatacctgTCTACAAAATAGCCCAGTACGGCGCTACTTCCATCCACAGCAGGCTGTTTCCATGTAACAATGACATAATCTTTATTAGCTTCTTGACAAAACACATCCAGAGGAGCACCAGGAGCCCCTGCAACCTCTGCATCACTGTCTATAACACGAAAAGTCACACAGGTCAATTATCAATTTTTCATAAATTCATTCAGATCATCCAAAATTCATGTCAACTCATATTTTGCTATATCATATTTTCTAAATTTGCTAGCCTCAATTTTGATTTAAGTTTCTAAGATGAATTATCACCATATATATGTTGACATAACACTGGTGATTTTCCTGTGTGTCAATGTGATTTTCCCTTTTAAATTGTTGTTGGAGACATAATTGAATACcacattgtactgtattttgTGGTACTGAAATCCTTGTACTGTAGGATTAAGAAAATATCCAAAAGACATTCCTCTCTGAGCTTCTGATTTCTACTTAACTTGAGCTGTTGCACACTTTCGGCAGATAGGTATAAAATTAGAACGAAACCTGAGACCTAAGAGAGGCTCAAGcccacactcataaacacaagGTCTATCACTCCACACAATCTTTAATTCCTtgctttataattatttaaagccCAGATTGTACACGAATCATGTTATACACATGTTTATCTTTATGTTTAATGGTATGGGCTTAAGAACAGAACCAAAACTTTGATACCTACAGAATCAGAAATGAAGGACAGGCCAAATCTGCTTTTAATTTCAGATTATAGACTAATATGAGGTCATGGTGCTAAATGGGAGACAACAAAGGGCCTGCCATCAATTTTTCCACAGCTACAtgagtcattgtgtgtgtgtgtttgtgtgtgtgtgtgtgtgtgtgtgtgtgtgtgtgtgtgtgtgtgtgtgtgtgtgtgtgtgtgtgtgtgtgtgtgtgtgtgtgtgtgtgtgtgtgttgggaaggGGCACTGTTATTGTTGCATGATCTAAATTTGACATGTCCAATGAGAGCAGATAGATTACATTATGACATTGACATAGAAGACAAATCTCATACAAAAACACAACGTTATTAGCACTGAACATGTATAAAGTCCACACTGTACTATatacacagctgtaatactgTCTAAagcacacactctactgtacaACCTTAAAATATGCCGTACATGTCAAAAGTCTAAAAGCCAAGGTAAGCCATCCATCCTCTCTACTCAGATTGTGTCTACATTGG
Encoded proteins:
- the myom1b gene encoding M-protein, striated muscle isoform X3 — encoded protein: MSGSIPFYQKQHRHYDRAYRSREAESTISQYQQSSSTYSAHRTNTKGIRDTTFASLDETGVSPKTKRAKPTYLAVDRENQIIGYVVPIFRGSQEFASGLSDTEEAQAKQTAGYLARRDLFSSGVEMERMEHKSRRTVMRESAERISLTKRIHDNEEYHKRLNEDNLMHTPEFVIKPRSHTVWEKQCVRLHCTVTGWPEPRIVWYKNNVSIDPMAHPGKYKLVSSYNVHSLEINRCDFDDTAQYRVSAMNSKGELSAFASVVVKRFKGDVDESLPTPKILPCLEYGVTFETHIVEKFGVSFGREGETMSLGCSVIIYPSLQRFQPEIEWYRDDKLLVTSKWVQMHWSGERATLTLTHLNKEDEGLYTLRVITKSGYETHSAYVFVRDSDAEVAGAPGAPLDVFCQEANKDYVIVTWKQPAVDGSSAVLGYFVDRCEVGTSHWIQCNDTPVKFARFPVTGLVEGRSYIFRVRAVNKCGMSHPSRVSEPVAAMDPADRARKGASAPWTGQIIVTEEEPVEGVVPCKPCDLTVIEATKNYVVLSWKPPGDKGYEGVMYYVEKCVSGTDSWQRVNTELPVKSPRFALFDLSEGKSYCFRVRCCNSAGVGEPSDPTEPTQVGDKLDIPSAPGRVVPTRNTDTSVVVSWEASRHAKELVGYYIETSIAGRNAWEPCNNKPVKATRFVCHGLTTGEKYVFRVRAVNAAGISEFSQESEAIEVKAAIGGGIPHASPAPPFGISVLESVRDSMVLAWKQPTFIGGADIIGYFVDYREVIGGVHGKWHEANIKAVSERAYRVSDLKENMLYQFQVRAANMAGVGLPSLPSQTFKCEEWTIAVPGPPHDLQVLEVRKDSLVLLWKPPVYVGRDEVNGYYIDIKEADADFEKWRGVNEKATSKTYMKIKDLKEGVSYVFRVRAQNKAGVGKASEETEPVLAETKPGTMELLVDVDDEGVISMNFECQNLTAESKFIWSKNYEEMKDTNRLTMETKGNKSKAIFNSPSEEDLGIYSCAVTHTDGASASYTLTEEGLKELLKISHDHKFPIIPLKSELAVQLLEKGRVRFWLQAEKISANGKVEYVFNDNLISQGEKYKMNFDKNTGIIEMFMESLGKEDEGTYTFQLQDGKATNQSSLVLIGNVFKQLQKESEFQRKEWHRKQGPHFVEYLSYEVTSECLVRLKCKVGNMKKDSVALWYKDGREIKASEKLDFAEGVLTLEITKISKKDAGVYEVIVKDDRGQDKSTLNLTDQGFKDLMNHVFSVIANSSTQLKIQSNEEGIRLYTFVNYYNDELLVTWQHKDSAIAFSDRIKSGVVGEQLWLQISEPTEKDKGKYAIEFSDGKGGLKRTIELAGQAYDDAYAEFQRLKAAAIAERNRARVAGGLPDVVTIQEGKALNLTCNISGDPVPEVTWLKNEREMVSDSHYVLKFESGKFASFTITSVNTSDSGKYSILVKNKYGTESSEFTLEVTENMGDLGVVSYLNDEHGNVVIRPTACLYKPPKPNISKPATSSTPTPKPSSIPPLSPTSTTPSEEMPKKKMTDEKKREKKKVMKRKDSVILKIPTGEAESQDLSPTTTPAGTGTMPLPDPGPEA
- the myom1b gene encoding M-protein, striated muscle isoform X4, with the translated sequence MSGSIPFYQKQHRHYDRAYRSREAESTISQYQQSSSTYSAHRTNTKGIRDTTFASLDETGVSPKTKRAKPTYLAVDRENQIIGYVVPIFRGSQEFASGLSDTEEAQAKQTAGYLARRDLFSSGVEMERMEHKSRRTVMRESAERISLTKRIHDNEEYHKRLNEDNLMHTPEFVIKPRSHTVWEKQCVRLHCTVTGWPEPRIVWYKNNVSIDPMAHPGKYKLVSSYNVHSLEINRCDFDDTAQYRVSAMNSKGELSAFASVVVKRFKGDVDESLPTPKIYKRWSGSEVPCLEYGVTFETHIVEKFGVSFGREGETMSLGCSVIIYPSLQRFQPEIEWYRDDKLLVTSKWVQMHWSGERATLTLTHLNKEDEGLYTLRVITKSGYETHSAYVFVRDSDAEVAGAPGAPLDVFCQEANKDYVIVTWKQPAVDGSSAVLGYFVDRCEVGTSHWIQCNDTPVKFARFPVTGLVEGRSYIFRVRAVNKCGMSHPSRVSEPVAAMDPADRARKGASAPWTGQIIVTEEEPVEGVVPCKPCDLTVIEATKNYVVLSWKPPGDKGYEGVMYYVEKCVSGTDSWQRVNTELPVKSPRFALFDLSEGKSYCFRVRCCNSAGVGEPSDPTEPTQVGDKLDIPSAPGRVVPTRNTDTSVVVSWEASRHAKELVGYYIETSIAGRNAWEPCNNKPVKATRFVCHGLTTGEKYVFRVRAVNAAGISEFSQESEAIEVKAAIGGGIPHASPAPPFGISVLESVRDSMVLAWKQPTFIGGADIIGYFVDYREVIGGVHGKWHEANIKAVSERAYRVSDLKENMLYQFQVRAANMAGVGLPSLPSQTFKCEEWTIAVPGPPHDLQVLEVRKDSLVLLWKPPVYVGRDEVNGYYIDIKEADADFEKWRGVNEKATSKTYMKIKDLKEGVSYVFRVRAQNKAGVGKASEETEPVLAETKPGTMELLVDVDDEGVISMNFECQNLTAESKFIWSKNYEEMKDTNRLTMETKGNKSKAIFNSPSEEDLGIYSCAVTHTDGASASYTLTEEGLKELLKISHDHKFPIIPLKSELAVQLLEKGRVRFWLQAEKISANGKVEYVFNDNLISQGEKYKMNFDKNTGIIEMFMESLGKEDEGTYTFQLQDGKATNQSSLVLIGNVFKQLQKESEFQRKEWHRKQGPHFVEYLSYEVTSECLVRLKCKVGNMKKDSVALWYKDGREIKASEKLDFAEGVLTLEITKISKKDAGVYEVIVKDDRGQDKSTLNLTDQGFKDLMNHVFSVIANSSTQLKIQSNEEGIRLYTFVNYYNDELLVTWQHKDSAIAFSDRIKSGVVGEQLWLQISEPTEKDKGKYAIEFSDGKGGLKRTIELAGQAYDDAYAEFQRLKAAAIAERNRARVAGGLPDVVTIQEGKALNLTCNISGDPVPEVTWLKNEREMVSDSHYVLKFESGKFASFTITSVNTSDSGKYSILVKNKYGTESSEFTVSVFIPDNVPVKKM